Genomic window (Streptomyces sp. LX-29):
GCGGACAGGGGGCCTGCCGCCGTGGGGCCGTCGGGCACGGGAGCTGTCGACGGTGGGCCGAGGGGCACTGGGCGGACCGGCAGGGGACCCGCGGTCGTTCGACGAGGGGAGGTCGCTCCCCGGGTGATTGCTGCATCTCGCGGAGATGATGACGCACCGTGCCGAGGCACGCGACCAACTCACGCTTTTTGACAGCTAGTTCACGAAGATCGTCAGATCCCGTGTTTCTTGAGGATCGCTTCGATGTCCGAGAAGTCGTCGTCGGAGGCCGCCGCCTTCTTGGACCTGCCCTGCCCGGCGGTCCTGCCCGGCCTCCCCCGCGCGGCCGGTCGCCCGGCCCCGGCGGACAGCTCGCCGGCTCCCGCACCGGACACCGCCCCGTGCTCCTCGGCGGCGCCCACGGCGCGGCGGTCGGCGGCCCGGGTCAGCGCGAACAGCAGCCAGGAGAGCCCCAGCACCCCGAAGCCCAACCAGACGCTGGGCTCGAAGACCAGATCGGCGACCCAGTCGATGATCCCGGTCATGACCAGGCCCAGGGGGATCAGCGCGTACGCGGCGATCCGGGCCGCGGCCCGGAAGCGTCTGCGGTACGCGGTCAGCCCGGCGATGCCCAGCCCGGCCGCGGACAGGGCGGAGCAGACGGTCTCGGTCAGCATCGGTTCCTCCCGCCGGTGGGTGCTGTCCTTCCATCGTGCACCTCACGGCGTCGTACGGACCATCGTCTGGGCGCCGGCTCAGGGAGATCTCCGGGGCGCGCTCGTCCCCAGGTCCGAGTGCGAGGAGTACGCCGCGGGCTGGAAGACTGGCCCCATGAGCGACACCGAACCGTCCCGCCCCGCCGGCCCCGTCGTCCTCGACGTGTGGTGCGAGCTCCAGTGCCCCGACTGCCGCGGCGCGCTGAGTGACCTGCACGCCCTGCGCGAGCGCTACGCGGACCGCCTGGAGATCCGGCTGCGTCACTTCCCGCTGGAGCGGCACAAGCACGCCCACGCGGCCGCGCAGGCCGCGGAGGAGGCGGCGGAGCAGGGCCAGGGCTGGCCGTACGTGGAGGCGGTGCTGGCCCGCGCGGAGCAGCTCGGCGAGCGCGGCGAGTCGCTGCTGGTCGAGGTGGCACGGGAACTGGGCCTGGACGCCGAGGAGATGGACACCGCGCTGATCGACGGCCGGCACATCCTGATCGTCGACGCGGACCACGCCGAGGGCAAGGCGATCGGCGTCACCGGCACTCCGACGTACGTGATCGGCGGGGAGCGGCTGGACGGCGGCAAGAGCCAGGAGGGCCTGCGCGAGCGCATCGAGGAGATCGCGGACCGGCTGCTGGCCGACCAGGGCTGACCGCCGAGCCGGGGGCCCGACCGCCACGCGGCACCGGGCCCCGGCTCGGCCGCCACGCGGCACCGGGCCCCCGGCTCGGCACCGGAACCGTGGCAGGTTCACGGGGCGCGGTCTCAGGGGCCCGGTCTCACGGGCCGGCCTCGGGGGGGGCCGGCATCAGGGCCCGGTCTCAGGCGCCCGATCTCACTGGCCCATTTCACGGCCCGGTCGGTCTCACGGCCCGGCCTCACAGGCCGACCTCAGGGGCCCGGCTCAGGGCCCCGGTCTCACGGGCCCGGTCTCACCGGCCGCATCTCGCGGCCCGGTCGGTCTCACGGCGGTCTCAGGGTCGGCCTCACGGGCCCGGTCTCAGGGCCGGTTCATGGACCCACAGCCCACGGTCACGCCCCCGAGCGTCCTCGGGCGGGACAGGGCGGGAACAGGGCGGGAACAGGGCGGGGCAAGGTGGGGTCCGGTGTCTCG
Coding sequences:
- a CDS encoding DsbA family protein, whose protein sequence is MSDTEPSRPAGPVVLDVWCELQCPDCRGALSDLHALRERYADRLEIRLRHFPLERHKHAHAAAQAAEEAAEQGQGWPYVEAVLARAEQLGERGESLLVEVARELGLDAEEMDTALIDGRHILIVDADHAEGKAIGVTGTPTYVIGGERLDGGKSQEGLRERIEEIADRLLADQG